The genomic interval AGCCTGGCAGACAGCCTCAATAAAGAGTAAAAGACAAGGCTTCATGTCCTTGTTCATGGGTTGTTTCGCTGTAAGAGATATCAGGGTGGGTGACGGGGTGAGGTGTGGGTCAAGTGAAGGGGGTTAACAGGGTGAGGAGAGGGGTGGTAGGATcaggtgtgtatttgtgtgtgggtATGACAGAGGTTGTGAGGGTGTGAGCAGAGGATTGGCTGAATCTTAGCGAAGCGTGCTCTGCAGGGCAGGGATGGATAGGGCCAGCTGtattggcatgtgtgtgtgtggtgtgtgtgtgtgtgtgtgtgtgtgtgtgtgtgtgtgtgtgtgtgtgtgtgtgtgtgtgtgtgtgtgtgcccatgaGGCAGTAAAACTGATTAAAAGCAGCGTTAACACATCTGACAGGAAGCAATGGTCAAGAGGTGAGTGGAAACCTTTGGCTGGAACGAttagacacgcacacacacatacacacacacatcagcagcagcagcagatggaaaCTGAGGAAAGCCCTGGGCAGCACCGATTGGTCACACATGCCCATCGATATCTGAGTAGAACCAATCAGCTCGGCTTCCTGTGTTTGACCTGACCCTTCACGCATAGTAATTGAATCTCTCAAACgggagagtgagagggaaaaaGAAGTTCAGGAGAGCAAAGAGGAGCATGTGCCACCTTACAGGGACGTAGCCTTCCAACAAAAAACACTGCTGAAGACGAATCTATACAATCTCAATTACAACACAACTTAAAGAGGTATACCACAAACAATATGTATACAATTTATAACAACAAAATCATAACGTAATTTGCTAGtattcaaatgaaatgtgataGTATTTGCAAAATAGCTATTTCAAAACCGGGTAGGGGATCAAccctttataaacagtctgtggtatCAACTAACATCTGTTTTCAAATTGGATTCATCTGCAGATTCTTATTTTGATTAATCCATTAATCATTATATCTAATATCACCATAGAGCTCAAAGTGTGCCCAATACTAGTTTTGTGCTAAACATTTactgaaaataataatcaaatactGCATACAAATTGTGTCAATTTATCATTTCAACACTAAAtgtaagaaaatataaattcacTTTTGTACACTGTGGAAAGTTTATCgaacatatttattaatttttatgTGCTCATGTTTCCAGACAATATTGTTTAAAGGTCAGGCTGTGCAGTGACTGAATGACTCAAAGCTATGCGTGTGCCCGTCGCTGCTTTTTCTCTTATGAGAACCATATTATATAAATCTTTCTGGGAAACTTCTGAGAAATCATTATGAACCTACCGAGAGGTTAGGCACTCGTAAATTAGTGTTTCCTGATATTTAATTCTCAAGATAAAATATTGGGATTTAGCTGCATGTATTCTCTCCTGCTGATCCCTGGCTGGACATCCTGTTTCATATCCTGTGTGTGACTCATGTACAAATCCAACCAGCCCCCTTCGTTGCAATTAGAGCATTTCCACTGAGCCAACAAGCATGTGTGTGGCTCTGAGCAGCTCTCCCCCCCACTCTGCAGAAGCAGACAGGTCAACCACGGGGAGAGGACCACCAGCTCACCGGATCCCTGCCTTTCAGCAACTTACACTCCTCTAGGACCCGCGATCAGGACAAGGTTGTGTCGACGGCACAGGAGGGGAGAGCCACTAGGTATcaacacctgacacacacaaacacaggtttcCCCCTGAGCGGTTCACGTACTGGAATATTCTCCACCACATCTGGAAGAAGCATCCCCGCACCATGTGTTAGGATGCACCCGGCAGAGAGAAAATAGGACATGACAGACTCTCCCTGCTTTAATCATGTTTAAAGAGAAGACAGGAACCGCTGGGGCTATATAAAGATTAAAAACTAAACTTACCTTAACTCAACAGAGGGACGTGGAATTTTAATTTCAGGTGATCTAACTGCTGGCAGGACTGACTGACAACTGGAGGATCAGTGGGGGTCAGAGTATTTCGGGGAAATTCCCAACGAAGCGCGTGTGCTCAAACAAACTGCAGACGTCCCGCTCATCAAAGTATCTGGTAATAGGCAAAATAGAGGAACTGTGTCAGTTTAGGGCCAGTGATGATGATTGTGAATGTAGTTAAGTCTGTGCTGATGATGATTGGAATGGACACAAAAAGGGTCAGAGGTGGTGGGGTGCCACTCGGGAGGACTCCCATCAGCTACAGGGTTGTGGGTGTGTTCCTGtaaagatatttgtgtgtgcttggACGGCACCTGTAATGGCTCCCAGCTGAGCCTCACCGCCCCAGTGGGATATATGGTGAAactgcgcgtgtgtgtgtctgtgtgtgtaatgaggCTCTGGCATGCGAGTGGCAGAAGGCCGCTTCCTCTACAGGTGACACCTTTGACCTCTCATCTGTTCCCTgttggagaagagaaagaggaggggtgAGATGGAAAAATGAGGGACATGTTGGCATGTGGAGGCGCAAACTTCACAGCaatgaaataacaaaacaagcaacaactaaaacatgttgaaacttattttaattacattctGTCTGTGCATATAAGTGCATTTTGACCCACTGCAGTGGTGACGGCTGCGtaaagaaaatttaaaatattccaACTGTTTCAAGGCAAATAATTATCATGAGACCTCTTTTTggattaaatattatttttaaagagTATGAGTTGCAACCAAAACTGGAAGCAAATCCCAGAGCTGCACCAGGAAAGATCCTCAGTCATGCAGTCAAAACATGCCCTTAGCAATTTTCcatcagtaaataaataaatacataaataaatgcataaatacatacataaataaatacataaataaataaatacataaatatatagcCTAATTGGCTATTAAACAATacacaattaaaacaacaacaaattaacACATAGCATAGTGATATTGCTGagttaataaatattaataaatacattttaaatatgaacCTGCAAAGTAATGCTGTCATAGAGTGATGTAATGAATACCAGGACTGTGAATAACATCTCTCTTAAAACGATCCTCTCCTGCTATGAAGCAACTTCATTATTCCTTACTAGAGCACAGAGCTCTGCAAGCATGTAGCATCTTTTTCGTTtgtcctttttccactttttgctccctgtctctctgtcgttGCTCTTGCTCTTCTCACTCCTCAAACTCTTTTCTGCATCATTATGACGCCTGGTCTCGGAGCCTGGACAGCCTCTGGGAGAGCTCGTCCTGatgacaacacaaaaacacaacacaggtgaATCAGTAacagaaaacagcaaaaaaacaacagacaagcAGTCCACCATTTTTAAGAGTTGATATTTTCCTAATGCGATCagtcagtttaaaaaaatatttatcttatttttatATTAGTGGTTATTAAATAGGAAAATCCTTCTTGGTTTAAATAGTTCCTCAGGtcagaaaaaaatatgtcaTTGAATCACCACTAGAGAGAGTACTTAACCCTTGATGAGATGGCTGCAATAGTGGAGTCCAGTGGTGAGTTGTCAGGATGGAAAATGTATCAAACCATCTTTATCAATcaatcttattttatttcaatcaattttattttcatagcCTATTTTCACAGAATACAATTTGCTTCATGAAGCTTAACAAAGTGCAAAACCCTCAACCCTCGACAGGAACTACCAAAAAAACCTTTTAGGAACAAGTCAAACACTCCTAGTCTTATTCACCACTTCTCCACTGTCGCATCTGTATGATCACTAAGTAACATGTGAATTGTTTTTATGTCCTGGTGTTGTCCTGCATGAAGCTAAAAAAAGCTACAGCAGAAGCTGTGCACCCTGTGATATTTTGGTGCAACACTTATAGTGTTGATTATGGTGAATATTTATATCTATGGTGGAGACGTGTGTTGAGCTGTGATTGAAAAAAATCGTGTGGTAATTTATTAGTTTTGATCATTGTGGAAACATTGTTTCCTATATGTTTCAAACTGTCCACAGCCCCTGTTAAAAACTACAATTATTAAACACTTTTCACTTGTAGAGTGGGTGAGTTTTTCAGTGGCACTTTCTCTTGGTGAAACTACTTAATGTGAAACGATGAGAACTACGGTATGATTTGTAACACCCCTTAATTATTCAAATTGGCCTGCATATCGCACCCAAATAATCATACCCTCACGCTGAATGAGAAACATAAATTGTTATAAAACATGACAAAGACATCTTCAGACCtgggggtgacaattgctcatgttactctgtcagcgtttgtatattgttccaccttctggtctccttgatgcatcaagtctacactAAAATCtactgcataagacatcagctgctgcctgagttctcctttcaccagcttccagaaaagtTCCATAAAAATACTGACCACTAACTCTAGCCCAATCTGTGATACTAGGCTAAAATTGAGGCCAAAATTCTGCTAAAGTAaaaggggtaaactttgttccAGCTGAGTCCCATTCAATATGACCAAAGACAGTAAACTTAACATGAAAATTCTGTCCTGGGATACAAAACACATCAGATAGTGAAATTCACAATGATAAGAGTGGATGTGTCACCTCCTCTGTTGAGGCCACAGTTGAGGTCAGTGATGAAGTCTGGCCTGATGGAAGCTCCAGGTTAAGATCCAAACTAAAAATAAGAGATACACACAAGGGCAGTTTTACTATAAATTATCTTTGGCTACAATCAACAACACAGAAGTCATTAAGTCACTCTGACCTTACAACACAGCTTCTTTGAAACAGTAGCATTTAtcattacaattaaattaattgaaataaaGCTTTTAGAACAGCTTATTCTGACTTGTAAAAGTTGTATCCTTCTAGATTTAATAAGTAGGTAtagtatgtttttatttcactgcatTTATGTTACTGCTTCATTCATGCTTTTGCTTGTCTCGTTGTTATTATGTTCTAAAAATATGGGCCGTACTCACCCTGCTTCATCAGCCATCTCATGCAACAGCATATCCACTTGATTCTAAGCAGCAAACagggatttaaaaatatttgaattaattcTGGGACAAGAGTGTCCTCATacgcagcagcaggagcacagAAGTGTTCTATTGTTAAGACAAAAGAGGGTTTGTTACCTGAGGTGTTGTCAGAGTCGTGGTGTTGCCCATCGTGTCTTCCATCTGAGCTGTCTGCACATCAAGAGTTTCAAATTGCTTTTCAAACTTGTCCATTAATGCAGAGACCTGGTGAAAAGGGTAGAGGCACAAAACAAAGGttcaaaaaacatatataaatttCACTTGGTCTTGTGTATGGGTTCATACTTTACCTTCTCCAGGTTCATGCTTTTCAGTGTAGCATCCATACTCTTGACCACCCCAGACATGGATTTAGACACCTGTGtagaaaacacatgaaatagagtctgtgttctgtgtggatttttaatgatttaaaacagGCTCAGGGTATTTGATGGCAAACTGTGGCATGGTTGTTGACGAGTCTTATCTTAAAGTGCTGTATCCTAATACTTCCACTAGGTGTCACTTTTAGCTTTTTAACCAGATACTTTTTCAGGACAACCTCTCATCTTTACACCATCCCTAACGTTTCAAAGATGATCCTGGTTGAGGATTAATCTTTGCAAATCCAAAacatcaaaaatgtattttagtttattatatttaagGGCTATATTATTCACGTTTTATAAGATAGGCAGCAGCATTTCAACAAAATACAGATGTTCAAAGAAGTGTTTCTTTACACTATACCATCTCATGCTGTGCTTCAGTTTCTAAATATACTATTAATCTCTATTTTATGAAAGGAGCCCTGTCTCAGAGTGAACTTGCATTAAAGCATTTTACAAGAGGCTGACACTCTGCTGAGAGCGAGATGCTAATAGCACAACACTTGAAGCACATTTAATGACTGAATGTAATTGGTGGTGTTTTGTTTACAGATCAGTCTCTTTTTTAAGAGCTTTTTCAGAGTGAAAATCTCCTTTGGACTTTTTGCCGTTAAGTGGTTACATCGTGTAGCTCTACACCTTCTGAATTAAGATGTACCTTACAAAAGGTAACTGTGATAAGTACATGGTATTTGAATGGCATTATCTGGTAAATATAAATACCCATAGTTATGACAGTAGTATCACATATCAGTTAAAGCCATTTCTTTCCTACATGTTTGACCTGCAAATACAGGGGGCTACTCTTAAGATACACACCAAGGAGGCAGTAGGTGGGTGGGTTGATAAAGTTTATGACTACCGGCTCTGTTGTTTTGCTGAAATAACATGGTAGGACACCAACAATGAAGTGCAATGCCCCTGCTTTGAATCCAGCTGTCTCATCCTCATTTCCATTCATCTAATTTATCAAAATCTCATCAAGATAGAGAATTCCtcaaaacaaaatgataaaaatgctATAATGTTAACCAGGCTAGGAATAACCTTACATTATGAGACATGGTGGGATTATGAGACATGGTGGGGTTATGAGACATTGTGGGGTTATCATTATCTGGAAAAAATAGAGAGGGAGAAAGTTTGGTGTGTTTTCCTTGATTTCCATTTAGTTTACACCCCAAAATGCCTCTGTGACTCATTGGCTATCAGTCCTGACCTGGTTCAGTGTGACAGCAGTTTGGACCCTGGACGCCACCGCATCCACACGGGCGCTCATCCTCAAGAAGTTAAGGGACTGATGCTTTTGACGGATGGCGTTCTNNNNNNNNNNNNNNNNNNNNNNNNNNNNNNNNNNNNNNNNNNNNNNNNNNNNNNNNNNNNNNNNNNNNNNNNNNNNNNNNNNNNNNNNNNNNNNNNNNNNNNNNNNNNNNNNNNNNNNNNNNNNNNNNNNNNNNNNNNNNNNNNNNNNNNNNNNNNNNNNNNNNNNNNNNNNNNNNNNNNNNNNNNNNNNNNNNNNNNNNCCCGGTTTCGGTAGGTTGTGGTACA from Limanda limanda chromosome 10, fLimLim1.1, whole genome shotgun sequence carries:
- the LOC133011876 gene encoding charged multivesicular body protein 1b-like, which encodes MSARVDAVASRVQTAVTLNQVSKSMSGVVKSMDATLKSMNLEKVSALMDKFEKQFETLDVQTAQMEDTMGNTTTLTTPQNQVDMLLHEMADEAGLDLNLELPSGQTSSLTSTVASTEEDELSQRLSRLRDQAS